Part of the Erwinia amylovora genome is shown below.
GAGCAGCATCCCCTTCAACGGCAGCGTTTCCGGCGAGATGGCGCGTACCCGGCCATCGGCATCAGCGATCGCGACCGAGTTAAAACTGTTGGTTTGCTCGCGCAGACGATCTACTTCATCCTGTAACAGGCTTCCATTATTAGATTCGTTATTTATCCTGCTGGCGCTGTAGGCTAGCTGCGACGTGGCCAGCTGGAAAAAAAGCTCCGTTGTCGAAGCCAGCTTGGTGGCGTAAACCCGGTTCGCTTCCAGCGTATTGTTGATTAATACCTCACGCTGCACCCGCCAGCTGGCGTACAGAGAATTGGCAAGCGTGATCGCGATACTGGCCACCGCCAGCAGGGTGATTAACGTGCGCAAGTCCGTTTTAGGCCGTGTGAACATCAACATCGCCACTCCATTGTAAAAATCATCCCAATCGGCGCCTCGTGGTAGCCGCGTTGATGAACATCGTGCCGCTCGGTGCTGGCAACCAGCCGTTGTTCGCAGCCTGACCGCTTCAGTAACAGAATGACCAGCGATATCACAGGCTACCGTTGGCAGCATTCGGCTTAAAGCATAGATGTTTTAGCCATTTCTTTCCTGGCGGGTGCTGGGTAAGATAAAACGGGTGCCGTGGAAACAGCCACACAGGGCACTTTTCGCCGCTTTGTCGGTCAAAACAGCATTTCCTTACCAGGGTTTCGTATGTCTATCAGACTGAAAAAAAACCTGCTGATTTCGCTGCTCGCATGGGTCGTGGCTGGAAGCATAATGCCGTCCCGCGCCGATATCAGCGATAATCTGCCGGAGATTGGCACCACTGCGGCAGGTACGCTGTCGATTAATCAGGAACTGGCAATGGGCGATTTTTATGTTCGCCAGCTGCGCGCCAGTGCGCCAGTCATCAACGATCCTTTGCTCTGTCATTATGTCAACCAGCTGGGGCAACGCCTGGTGGCACATGCCTGGTCGGTGAAAACGCCATTCCATTTCTATCTGATACGCAACGATGAGATAAACGCGTTTGCCTTTTTCGGCGGCAACGTAGTTCTGCACTCGGCGCTGTTTCGCTACAGCGATACTGAAAGCCAACTGGCTTCGGTCATGGCACATGAGATCTCGCACGTTACCCAACGCCATCTGGCGCGAGCGATGGAAGATCAACAGCGTAACGCGCCGCTCACCTGGGTGGGTGCACTGGGTTCGGTTTTGCTGGCCATGGCCAGCCCACAGGCCGGAATGGCGGCGCTAAGCGGCACGCTCGCCGGTGTTCAACAGGGGGTGATCAGCTTCAGCCAGCAAAATGAACAGGAAGCAGATCGCATCGGTATTCAGGTGCTGCAACGTGCCGGTTTTGATGCGCAAGCCATGCCGGATTTTCTGCAAAAGCTGGCCGACGCATCGCGCTTTGCGTCTAAACCCCCTGAAATTTTGCTGACTCACCCTTTGCCGGACAGCCGCCTTGCCGATACGCGAAACCGGGCAAATCAGATGAAGCCGGTGGTGGTCCAGTCTTCACAGGACTTCTATATGGCAAAAGTCAGGGCGCTGGGCATGTTCGCCAGCGGGCAAAATCAGTTAAATGACGATGTGCTTACCACGCTGGCACGCGGCAACAGCCGCGAGCAGGCCGCCGCGAAGTATGGCAAGGCGGTACTGCTGCTGGGCGACAATAAGTTTGCTGATGCCCGCAGTATCATCATGCCGCTGATAGCGAAACAGCCCGCTAACCTCTGGTATCTGGATATCATGACCGACATCGATATTGGGCTGAAACAGCCGCAGCAGGCGATTAACCGCCTGCTGGCAGTGAAGGGCAATAACAGCAACAGCCCGGTAATACAGCTCAACCTTGCTAACGCCTATGTTGAAGCGAACCAGCCAGCCAATGCTGGCAAAGTTTTGTATCGCTATACCTGGGCGAATAAAGATGATGCCAACGGCTGGGATCTGCTGGCTCAGGCATCTTCCCGGCAGGGGCTGAGTGATGAAGAACAGGCCGCGCGGGCCGAAAGCCTGGCGTTAGCCGGTCAGCTCGATCAGGCGATACGCAGTCTCACCAGCGCCAGCGCGGCGGTAGCGCTGGGCAGCCTGAAGCAGGCGCGCTACGATGCGCGAATAGACCAGCTGCGCCGGCTGCAACAGCGTTTTCGTCAGTACCAGAAATCATAAGGGATGAAGCGATAAGCGAAGTACAGATCTACCCTAATCCGCGCGGCTCAGGAGCCGCGAAACGCGGGCGCTGTTGAAAGACCGGGACATTGAGCCGCAGATTATCCCCTAACCTGAAATCCCGCCGGGCCAGGCAACGCTCACAGCGCCGTTACAGCAGCTGGGGTGAACAAAAAGAGGATGCGTATATCGCTGCAGGGCTGGATGACGCGCAGCCCGACGAGCAACCGTTGCTGGGTGCACCAGCCCGGACTGCCCGATCGCCCGACGGTGATGGCAAACGGCCACGCGCGTATCGGCAGGCCGCCACAGCAGGTTCCGGAGATCCTCATAGCGCCAGCGCCTCTTTAACAAAGGGGATAGTCAGCTTGCGCTGGGCGCTGATAGAAGCGCGATCCAGCTGATCCAGCGTCGCGAACAGCGTGCGCATTTCGCGGTCGAGGCGTTTCAACAGGAAGCGGCCAACGTCTTCTGGCAGCTCGAATCCACGCAGCCGGGCGCGCAGCTGTAGCGCCTGTAGCTTGTCTTCATCGCAAAGAGGTCGCAGCTTGTAAATCTGCCCCCAGTCAAGGCGCGAAGCCAGATCGGCCAGCTTCAGATTGAGCTGGCGCGGTGGGCGATCTCCGGTGATCAGCAGTCGCGTTTTGCCGGTTTCCAGAATGCGGTTATA
Proteins encoded:
- a CDS encoding tetratricopeptide repeat protein produces the protein MSIRLKKNLLISLLAWVVAGSIMPSRADISDNLPEIGTTAAGTLSINQELAMGDFYVRQLRASAPVINDPLLCHYVNQLGQRLVAHAWSVKTPFHFYLIRNDEINAFAFFGGNVVLHSALFRYSDTESQLASVMAHEISHVTQRHLARAMEDQQRNAPLTWVGALGSVLLAMASPQAGMAALSGTLAGVQQGVISFSQQNEQEADRIGIQVLQRAGFDAQAMPDFLQKLADASRFASKPPEILLTHPLPDSRLADTRNRANQMKPVVVQSSQDFYMAKVRALGMFASGQNQLNDDVLTTLARGNSREQAAAKYGKAVLLLGDNKFADARSIIMPLIAKQPANLWYLDIMTDIDIGLKQPQQAINRLLAVKGNNSNSPVIQLNLANAYVEANQPANAGKVLYRYTWANKDDANGWDLLAQASSRQGLSDEEQAARAESLALAGQLDQAIRSLTSASAAVALGSLKQARYDARIDQLRRLQQRFRQYQKS